Proteins encoded within one genomic window of Nonomuraea gerenzanensis:
- a CDS encoding PAS domain S-box protein: MSNGNLARVLHRIGRRGASLAFVGLLCLAIAASLAFPPAEQRAAPNYVALAAVAPLHLWALAWCGTGLLCLVQMFLRSDRIAFAVATALLLLYGLVYLISTFTGDNPRGWVGAAVWLAFGGWIALIATWPEAATADRVTGGAAVIVADANGLIQSWNPQAAKLFGWSIDEAVGRPLTILMPPRLRDQHTEGLAKVRATGVSALAGRIIPLVGLRRDGSEFPIALTVNAWHSDDGIAYTGVIRPMRGGDAD; encoded by the coding sequence GTGAGTAACGGGAACCTCGCGCGCGTCCTGCATCGCATCGGCCGCCGCGGCGCCTCGCTGGCCTTCGTGGGCCTGCTGTGCTTAGCGATCGCCGCCTCGCTGGCCTTCCCTCCCGCCGAGCAGCGGGCCGCTCCCAACTACGTCGCGCTCGCCGCCGTCGCCCCCCTGCACCTGTGGGCGCTGGCCTGGTGCGGCACGGGCCTGTTGTGCCTGGTGCAGATGTTCCTGCGGTCCGACCGCATCGCCTTCGCGGTCGCCACGGCGCTGCTCCTGCTGTACGGCTTGGTGTACCTGATCTCGACGTTCACCGGCGACAACCCGCGCGGCTGGGTGGGCGCGGCCGTCTGGCTGGCGTTCGGCGGCTGGATCGCGCTGATCGCGACCTGGCCCGAGGCCGCCACGGCCGACCGGGTGACGGGCGGCGCGGCGGTCATCGTCGCCGACGCGAACGGACTCATCCAGTCGTGGAACCCGCAGGCGGCGAAGCTGTTCGGCTGGAGCATCGACGAGGCGGTGGGCCGGCCCCTGACGATCCTCATGCCGCCGCGCCTGCGCGACCAGCACACCGAGGGCCTGGCCAAGGTCCGCGCCACCGGCGTGTCCGCGCTGGCGGGCCGCATCATCCCGCTGGTCGGGCTGCGGCGCGACGGCAGCGAGTTCCCCATCGCGCTGACCGTCAACGCCTGGCACAGCGACGACGGCATCGCCTACACCGGCGTCATCAGGCCCATGCGAGGCGGCGATGCTGACTGA
- the fxsA gene encoding FxSxx-COOH cyclophane-containing RiPP peptide encodes MDSAEGEYGGGLIDVSGWSLSDLDGLPSTPLTSALRRLVEETGSGPVAGFQSAL; translated from the coding sequence ATGGACAGCGCAGAAGGAGAATACGGCGGAGGTCTCATCGATGTCAGCGGATGGAGCTTGAGCGACCTCGACGGGTTGCCCTCCACTCCCCTGACATCGGCCCTGCGCCGCCTGGTGGAAGAGACGGGCTCCGGCCCGGTGGCGGGTTTCCAGTCGGCGCTATGA
- a CDS encoding SIR2 family NAD-dependent protein deacylase has protein sequence MKDADWDRLVRQLRRGDCTPLLGAGACSGRLPTGRQLSQKFAGIYKYPFTDVHNLPRVMHYAVTANGDPVDLKHQVCSYLQEYAPPADDPPPVIDPHEVLAQFPIRTFLTTNYDDFMATALLQEKSCRKNPTSTFPKWWDTEEEEPHLDLPTHEEPLIYHLHGRWDEPGSLVLTDDDYLTYLVNMVEARAANDQPPLPSTVIRAMTSHPLLFVGYSLQDWNFRVLFHGLLKAMPLIMRRRHISVQLMPDLNESVADAADRAREYLEKYLNDWSITIFIGTTQEFFEQLRWRM, from the coding sequence GTGAAGGATGCCGACTGGGACCGGCTGGTCCGACAGTTGCGTCGCGGGGATTGCACGCCCCTTCTCGGTGCGGGCGCGTGTTCCGGACGGTTACCGACCGGCAGGCAGCTCAGCCAAAAATTCGCCGGCATCTATAAATATCCTTTCACCGATGTGCACAACCTGCCCCGGGTCATGCATTACGCGGTCACGGCCAACGGCGATCCGGTCGATCTCAAACACCAGGTGTGCAGCTATCTGCAGGAGTACGCGCCGCCCGCCGACGACCCCCCACCCGTGATCGACCCGCACGAGGTGCTGGCGCAGTTTCCGATCAGGACCTTCCTGACCACCAACTACGACGACTTCATGGCCACCGCGCTGCTCCAGGAGAAGTCGTGCCGCAAGAACCCCACCAGCACGTTCCCCAAATGGTGGGACACCGAGGAGGAAGAGCCGCACCTCGACCTGCCGACGCACGAGGAGCCGCTGATCTACCATCTGCACGGCCGCTGGGACGAGCCCGGCTCGCTGGTGCTCACCGACGACGACTATCTGACGTACCTGGTGAACATGGTCGAGGCCCGCGCCGCCAACGACCAGCCCCCCTTACCCAGCACCGTGATCCGCGCGATGACCTCCCACCCCCTGCTCTTCGTCGGCTACAGCCTCCAGGACTGGAATTTCCGCGTGCTGTTCCACGGGCTGCTCAAGGCGATGCCGCTGATCATGCGGCGGCGGCACATCAGCGTGCAACTGATGCCGGATCTCAACGAATCCGTGGCCGACGCGGCCGACCGCGCGCGCGAATATCTCGAGAAGTACCTCAACGACTGGAGCATCACGATCTTCATCGGCACCACGCAGGAGTTCTTCGAGCAACTGCGTTGGAGGATGTGA
- a CDS encoding S8 family peptidase: MIRRLTCAAVLVAALAGATAAPAVAEAPRGWEQQVMKVPAAQRLGQGKGITVAVLDSGVLRGHPEFRGRVTTGTDFIGGGARPGQSYWGDHGTAMASSVLRVAPQAKVLDVRVLWDKEDPARKRAEAAAESGGPADEQSMKASTALAKGIRYAADKGARVISMSLGSDEWSLGSDYDELTASAVDYALGKGVVLLASAGNGGSTDPLETDANNTVSYPAAYPGVIAVAAMGPDGARAEFSQVHTYNTIAAPGVDIYAADNGGGYRMGDGTSPACALAAGTVALMLSRNPGLTPRQVRDILVRTAQQPPSGYTVHLGFGLIDAGAAVKAAGAAGDGRTEAAPYKGEKFFGDGPVAPPTTHPEIDMSYVGIGGAAAGVGLLFLVGAALIMRRPRARPAPTPPYTHGPPMGRV, encoded by the coding sequence GTGATCCGCAGGCTGACCTGCGCGGCCGTGCTGGTCGCCGCCCTGGCCGGGGCCACCGCCGCGCCGGCCGTCGCCGAGGCGCCGCGGGGCTGGGAGCAGCAGGTCATGAAGGTGCCCGCCGCCCAGCGTCTCGGGCAGGGCAAGGGGATCACGGTCGCGGTCCTCGACTCCGGGGTCCTGCGCGGCCATCCGGAGTTCCGCGGCCGGGTCACCACCGGCACCGACTTCATCGGCGGCGGCGCCAGGCCGGGGCAGTCGTACTGGGGCGATCACGGCACCGCCATGGCCTCCAGCGTGCTGCGGGTCGCTCCGCAGGCCAAGGTGCTCGACGTGCGGGTGCTCTGGGACAAGGAGGACCCGGCGCGCAAGCGGGCCGAGGCCGCCGCCGAGTCGGGCGGCCCCGCCGACGAGCAGAGCATGAAGGCGTCCACCGCGCTGGCCAAGGGCATCCGGTACGCCGCCGACAAGGGCGCCAGGGTGATCTCCATGTCCCTCGGCAGCGACGAGTGGAGCCTCGGCAGCGACTACGACGAGCTGACCGCCTCGGCCGTCGACTACGCCCTGGGCAAGGGGGTCGTCCTGCTGGCCAGCGCCGGCAACGGCGGCTCCACCGACCCGCTGGAGACGGACGCCAACAACACCGTCTCCTACCCGGCCGCCTACCCGGGCGTGATCGCGGTGGCGGCGATGGGGCCCGACGGGGCGCGGGCGGAGTTCTCGCAGGTGCACACCTACAATACGATCGCCGCGCCCGGCGTGGACATCTACGCCGCCGACAACGGCGGCGGCTACCGGATGGGTGACGGCACCTCCCCGGCCTGCGCGCTCGCGGCGGGGACCGTGGCGCTGATGTTGTCCCGCAACCCCGGCCTGACGCCGCGGCAGGTGCGCGACATCCTGGTGCGGACCGCGCAGCAGCCGCCGAGCGGCTACACCGTGCACCTGGGCTTCGGGCTGATCGACGCGGGGGCGGCGGTGAAGGCCGCGGGGGCCGCCGGGGACGGTAGGACGGAGGCGGCTCCGTACAAGGGGGAGAAGTTCTTCGGTGACGGGCCGGTCGCGCCGCCGACCACCCACCCGGAGATCGACATGTCCTACGTGGGGATCGGCGGCGCGGCGGCGGGCGTCGGCCTGCTGTTCCTGGTGGGCGCGGCGCTGATCATGCGCAGGCCGCGCGCCCGCCCCGCGCCGACCCCGCCGTACACACATGGACCGCCCATGGGCAGGGTCTGA
- a CDS encoding ATP-binding cassette domain-containing protein, protein MNIAEPGRTGGADLAVRTAGLAKSFGEHRAVDGIDLEVRPGEIFGVLGPNGAGKTTTLRMLATLLKIDAGRAEIFGVDVAANPHVIRQLVGVTGQYASVDENLTARENLWLFSRLQGIDAPRARRIAIDLLGQFGLEKAADKPIAQFSGGMRRRLDLAASLITRPPLIFLDEPTTGLDPRTRGQMWDTIRGLVADGCTVLLTTQYLDEADQLADRVAVIDHGRKVAEGTPDELKSAVGNSTLQVLLADPVEVPAAMDVVRRVLGSEPVLSPEQGRLNVALERADLAADVLIALRTAGVSISSVSVAKPSLDEVFLVLTGHETDGHERAGNETDGHETDGDGPRATEESR, encoded by the coding sequence ATGAACATCGCAGAACCCGGACGTACCGGGGGCGCCGATCTGGCCGTACGCACGGCCGGGCTGGCGAAGTCGTTCGGCGAGCACCGGGCCGTGGACGGGATCGACCTGGAGGTGCGCCCCGGCGAGATCTTCGGCGTCCTCGGCCCGAACGGCGCCGGCAAGACCACCACGCTGCGGATGCTGGCCACGCTGCTGAAGATCGACGCCGGCCGGGCCGAGATCTTCGGCGTCGACGTGGCCGCCAACCCGCACGTGATCCGCCAGCTCGTCGGCGTCACCGGCCAGTACGCCTCCGTCGACGAGAACCTGACCGCCCGCGAGAACCTGTGGCTCTTCAGCCGCCTCCAGGGCATCGATGCGCCGCGCGCCCGGCGCATCGCCATCGACCTGCTGGGCCAGTTCGGTCTGGAGAAGGCCGCCGACAAGCCGATCGCGCAGTTCTCCGGCGGCATGCGGCGGCGCCTGGACCTGGCCGCCAGCCTGATCACCCGGCCGCCGCTGATCTTCCTGGACGAGCCCACCACCGGGCTCGACCCGCGCACCCGCGGCCAGATGTGGGACACCATCCGCGGCCTGGTCGCCGACGGCTGCACGGTGCTGCTGACCACGCAGTACCTGGACGAGGCCGACCAGCTCGCCGACCGCGTGGCCGTCATCGACCACGGGCGCAAGGTCGCCGAGGGCACCCCCGACGAGCTGAAGTCCGCGGTCGGCAACTCCACCCTCCAGGTGCTGCTCGCCGACCCGGTGGAGGTGCCCGCCGCCATGGACGTCGTGCGGCGCGTGCTCGGCTCCGAGCCGGTGCTCAGCCCGGAGCAGGGCCGGCTCAACGTCGCGCTGGAGCGGGCCGACCTGGCCGCGGACGTACTGATCGCGCTGCGTACCGCCGGGGTGTCCATCTCCTCGGTGAGCGTGGCCAAGCCCAGCCTGGACGAGGTGTTCCTGGTCCTGACCGGCCACGAGACGGACGGGCACGAGAGGGCCGGAAACGAGACGGACGGGCACGAGACGGACGGGGACGGCCCGCGCGCCACGGAGGAGAGCCGTTGA
- the fxsT gene encoding FxSxx-COOH system tetratricopeptide repeat protein gives MSVSHYSPESSGQLPAIWGRVPQRNMNFTGRSDLLRALHDGLLSDVTAVVPHALHGLGGVGKTQLAIEYAHRFRKEYELVWWIPADQPMLVKSSLAGLARELRLPIGPSTGVEEAAEAALDALRRGVPYAKWLLIFDNADEVDEINTIAPRGPGHVLITSRNHSWQGVVDTLAVDVFPRAESIEFLTKRVPHGISETEADELAEALGDLPLALEQAGALQVETTISVKDYLRLLDEQTTRLLGTNKPADYPLSMSAAWALSVSQLTTRMPIAVELLRCCAFFGPEPIPRDLFDRLPPEFAEGSKLAETLADPIVTSRILRELGRFALVKIDSASRTLQIHRLVQALLRDDLAPEERVIMRNEAHLLMAAATDPYEPDDTAAWPRYAGLLGHVTPSQVDHSEDERIRRFTLTMIRYLYSSGDFKSAQMLVDRCISQWRATSGDDDQNVLSAQRHLAIVTRELGNIAESFELNQRLLVQMREVLGEDHEETLLLLNSHGADLRFRGDFAEALQHDLDSLRRHEEVFGAEHRRTLRAMNNLALDYLLLGNYERALDLQSTTFRLQRRPGSGASSMNVLSSWNGLARVVRLSGKYREACDLGEDAYEYGVEQLGVEHPWTLRVAKDLSIAKRRDAKADEALDLARRTFELQQRSAGMHHPDTLAAGLCLANAQRASGETAEALSLLEELTPQFQAMYGADHPFRYGCDTNLALLLRVNGRAAEAVTLDGQALDGLDRRLTRDHHFTLTCAINLASDLAETGEHEQARLLGENTLGRLRELLGPDHPLTLAAAANLVVDLTRLGEKSAAETLKADTLQRYLRVLGPGHPDVDVAEQRRRLDFDFDPPVL, from the coding sequence GTGTCGGTTTCGCACTATTCGCCGGAATCCTCCGGACAACTTCCCGCCATCTGGGGCCGGGTCCCGCAACGCAACATGAACTTCACGGGGCGTTCCGATCTGTTGCGCGCGCTGCACGACGGATTGCTGTCCGACGTCACCGCCGTCGTCCCGCACGCGCTGCACGGGCTGGGCGGTGTCGGCAAGACGCAGCTCGCGATCGAGTACGCCCACCGCTTCCGCAAGGAGTACGAGCTGGTCTGGTGGATCCCGGCCGACCAGCCGATGCTGGTGAAGTCGTCGCTGGCCGGGCTCGCCCGCGAGTTACGCCTGCCCATCGGCCCCTCCACCGGGGTCGAGGAGGCGGCCGAGGCCGCGCTGGACGCGTTGCGCCGCGGCGTGCCGTACGCCAAGTGGCTGCTCATCTTCGACAACGCCGACGAGGTCGACGAGATCAACACGATCGCGCCCAGAGGCCCGGGGCACGTGCTGATCACCTCACGCAACCACAGCTGGCAGGGGGTCGTCGACACCCTGGCGGTCGACGTCTTCCCCCGCGCCGAGAGCATCGAGTTCCTCACCAAGCGCGTGCCGCACGGCATCAGCGAGACCGAGGCCGACGAGCTGGCAGAGGCGCTCGGCGACCTGCCGCTGGCCCTGGAGCAGGCGGGCGCCCTCCAGGTCGAGACCACGATCTCGGTGAAGGACTACCTGCGGCTGCTGGACGAGCAGACCACCCGGCTGCTGGGCACCAACAAGCCCGCCGACTACCCGCTGTCGATGTCGGCCGCGTGGGCGCTGTCGGTCTCGCAGCTCACCACCCGCATGCCCATCGCGGTCGAGCTGCTGCGCTGCTGCGCCTTCTTCGGCCCCGAGCCGATCCCGCGCGACCTGTTCGACCGGCTGCCCCCCGAGTTCGCCGAGGGCTCGAAGCTGGCGGAGACGCTGGCCGACCCCATCGTGACCAGCCGCATCCTGCGCGAGCTGGGCCGGTTCGCGCTGGTCAAGATCGACTCTGCGAGCCGCACGCTGCAGATCCACCGGCTGGTCCAGGCCCTGCTGCGCGACGACCTGGCGCCCGAGGAGCGGGTGATCATGCGCAACGAGGCCCACCTGCTCATGGCCGCCGCGACGGACCCGTACGAGCCCGACGACACCGCCGCCTGGCCCCGCTACGCCGGCCTGCTGGGCCACGTCACGCCGTCGCAGGTGGACCACTCCGAGGACGAGCGCATCCGGCGGTTCACGCTCACGATGATCCGCTACCTCTACTCCTCCGGCGACTTCAAGTCGGCGCAGATGCTGGTCGACCGGTGCATCTCCCAGTGGCGGGCCACCAGCGGCGACGACGACCAGAACGTCCTGTCGGCGCAGCGCCACCTGGCCATCGTGACCCGCGAGCTGGGCAACATCGCCGAGTCGTTCGAGCTGAACCAGCGCCTGCTGGTGCAGATGCGCGAGGTGCTCGGCGAGGATCACGAGGAGACGCTGCTGCTGCTCAACAGCCACGGCGCCGACCTGCGTTTCCGCGGCGACTTCGCGGAGGCGCTGCAGCACGACCTCGACTCGCTGCGCAGGCACGAGGAGGTCTTCGGGGCCGAGCACCGGCGCACCCTGCGCGCGATGAACAACCTGGCCCTCGACTACCTGCTGCTCGGCAACTACGAGCGGGCCCTCGACCTGCAGTCCACCACGTTCCGCCTGCAGCGGCGGCCGGGCTCCGGGGCCAGCAGCATGAACGTGCTGTCGTCCTGGAACGGCCTGGCCCGCGTCGTACGGCTGAGCGGCAAGTACCGCGAGGCGTGCGACCTCGGCGAGGACGCCTACGAGTACGGCGTCGAGCAGCTAGGCGTCGAGCACCCGTGGACGCTGCGCGTCGCCAAGGACCTGTCCATCGCCAAGCGCCGCGACGCCAAGGCCGACGAGGCCCTCGATCTGGCGCGGCGCACGTTCGAGCTGCAGCAGCGCAGCGCCGGCATGCACCACCCCGACACCCTGGCGGCCGGCCTGTGCCTGGCCAACGCGCAGCGCGCGTCCGGCGAGACGGCCGAGGCCCTGAGCCTGCTGGAGGAGCTGACCCCGCAGTTCCAGGCCATGTACGGCGCCGACCACCCGTTCAGGTACGGCTGTGACACCAACCTCGCCCTGCTGCTGCGGGTCAACGGCCGCGCGGCCGAGGCGGTGACCCTCGACGGCCAGGCCCTCGACGGGCTCGACCGGCGACTGACCCGCGACCACCACTTCACCCTCACCTGTGCGATCAACCTCGCCAGCGACCTGGCGGAGACCGGCGAGCACGAGCAGGCCAGGCTGCTGGGCGAGAACACGCTGGGCCGGCTGCGCGAGCTGCTCGGCCCCGACCACCCGCTGACCCTGGCGGCGGCGGCGAACCTCGTCGTGGACCTGACCAGACTCGGCGAAAAGAGCGCGGCGGAGACGCTCAAGGCCGACACGCTGCAGCGCTACCTGCGCGTGCTGGGGCCGGGGCATCCGGACGTGGACGTGGCGGAGCAGCGCCGGCGCCTCGACTTCGACTTCGACCCTCCGGTGCTATGA
- a CDS encoding FxsB family cyclophane-forming radical SAM/SPASM peptide maturase, with protein sequence MLDGHDTRRAGRPALPEWPLTLDLAALVDRGWRPTPFRQFILKIHSRCDLACTYCYMYEMADQSWRSRPPRMAPDVVEAVAARIAEHVRAHRLPSVELILHGGEPLLVSPEGIDGLVRTVRDAVDAPVAVTVQTNGVRLDRAYLGVFDRLDVGVGVSLDGDQRAHDRSRRTAGGHGSHHKVAAGLRLLGEPPFDRLFRGLLCTVDLRNDPLETYQALLSFGPPTIDFLLPHGTWAQPPPGLGGEGGGTPYADWLITIFDDWYAAPARPAGVRLFEEIIFLLLGGGSASEQIGLSPTAMVVVETDGEIEQSDILKSAFAGAPGTGYHVLRDSFDEVLALPSIAARQIGWDALSPTCRACPVARVCGGGHYAHRYRPGSGFLNPSVYCADLLRLITHVASTIKRDITALQKDSR encoded by the coding sequence ATGCTCGACGGCCATGACACCAGACGCGCGGGCCGGCCGGCCTTGCCTGAGTGGCCGCTGACACTCGACCTGGCCGCGCTCGTGGACCGCGGCTGGCGGCCGACCCCGTTCAGGCAGTTCATCCTGAAGATCCACAGCAGGTGCGACCTCGCCTGCACGTACTGCTACATGTACGAGATGGCCGACCAGAGCTGGCGCTCCAGGCCACCACGCATGGCGCCCGACGTGGTGGAGGCGGTGGCGGCGCGGATCGCCGAGCACGTCCGCGCGCACCGGCTGCCGTCCGTCGAGCTGATCCTGCACGGCGGCGAGCCGCTCCTGGTCAGCCCGGAGGGGATCGACGGGCTGGTCCGCACCGTGCGCGACGCGGTGGACGCGCCCGTCGCCGTGACCGTGCAGACCAACGGGGTCCGGCTCGACAGGGCGTACCTGGGCGTGTTCGACCGGCTCGACGTGGGCGTGGGGGTCAGCCTCGACGGTGACCAGCGGGCACACGACCGCAGCCGCAGGACCGCCGGCGGCCACGGCAGCCATCACAAGGTGGCCGCGGGGCTGCGGCTGCTCGGCGAGCCGCCCTTCGACCGGCTGTTCCGCGGCCTGCTGTGCACGGTGGACCTGCGCAACGACCCGCTGGAGACCTATCAGGCGCTGCTGTCCTTCGGGCCGCCCACCATCGACTTCCTGCTGCCGCACGGCACCTGGGCGCAGCCGCCGCCGGGGCTGGGGGGCGAGGGCGGCGGCACGCCGTACGCGGACTGGCTGATCACGATCTTCGACGACTGGTACGCCGCGCCCGCCCGGCCCGCGGGCGTGCGCCTGTTCGAGGAGATCATCTTCCTGCTCCTCGGCGGCGGGTCGGCCAGCGAGCAGATCGGCCTGTCGCCCACCGCCATGGTGGTCGTCGAGACCGACGGCGAGATCGAGCAGTCGGACATCCTCAAGTCCGCCTTCGCGGGCGCGCCGGGCACGGGGTACCACGTGCTGCGCGACTCCTTCGACGAGGTGCTCGCGCTGCCGTCCATCGCCGCACGTCAGATCGGCTGGGACGCGCTCTCGCCGACGTGCAGGGCCTGTCCGGTCGCCCGGGTGTGCGGCGGCGGCCACTATGCTCATCGCTATCGGCCTGGCAGCGGATTTCTCAACCCGTCGGTCTACTGCGCCGACCTGCTGCGACTCATCACCCACGTCGCCAGCACCATCAAGCGTGACATCACGGCACTGCAGAAGGACTCCCGATGA
- a CDS encoding tetratricopeptide repeat protein, translating into MPELDPHVHPYVGLRPYRREESALFHGREREAQEVATLWQATGLTVLYGASGVGKTSLLHAGVLPLLDPERADVLPVARIGSHLAPSESGGNPYVVALLSSWEPELDARRPASLTISEYLRRRPERTDLYGDPVPMLAAVDQAEEIFHGSPRLEKERKVFLEQLATAVRTHPGLHVLLSLREEYLFLVLPYERPIGQGSRARFHLHPLTPEKAKEAVRKPLIHTHRTITRAAADLLIDELRTVDYVNEIGETSTIQLDTVEPIQLQVVCSALWESLPAEVTEITEDHARLYAQVEEFLFEFYKRTIADVAREHRVPANEIRFWMRNVFITEHGTRNAVYEGLRTTQGMPNEVVRALEDRHLLRAEQRLGIRWYELTHDRLIGPVSRSDAPESSLREARLALQEQNWEGARRLADAAVRAADAGASWVRAEAAEIFASVAAARGEIHTARKYCEEAAGIFAERQRFDGVARALTADGLLWLAQGDPTRAIERISAALNWAPNDVAARIALAEALLQSGTPKAADAIISGLPSDLAQQTLKKLRDPT; encoded by the coding sequence GTGCCAGAGCTGGATCCGCATGTGCACCCGTACGTGGGGCTCCGCCCTTACCGGCGGGAGGAGAGCGCGCTGTTCCACGGCCGCGAGCGGGAGGCGCAGGAGGTCGCCACCCTCTGGCAGGCCACCGGGCTGACCGTGCTCTACGGCGCCTCGGGCGTGGGGAAGACCTCCCTGCTGCACGCCGGGGTGCTGCCGCTACTGGACCCCGAACGGGCCGACGTGCTGCCCGTCGCCCGGATCGGCTCCCATCTGGCCCCCTCCGAGTCCGGCGGCAACCCGTACGTGGTGGCGCTGCTGTCGTCGTGGGAGCCCGAGCTCGACGCGCGCCGGCCGGCGTCGCTGACGATCTCCGAGTACCTGCGGCGCAGGCCCGAGCGCACCGACCTCTACGGCGACCCCGTGCCCATGCTGGCGGCCGTCGACCAGGCGGAGGAGATCTTCCACGGCTCCCCGCGCCTGGAGAAGGAGCGCAAGGTCTTCCTGGAGCAGCTGGCCACCGCCGTGCGCACGCACCCCGGCCTGCACGTCCTGCTCTCGCTGCGCGAGGAGTACCTCTTCCTCGTGCTGCCCTACGAGCGCCCGATCGGGCAGGGCTCGCGGGCGCGCTTCCACCTGCACCCTCTCACCCCCGAGAAGGCCAAGGAGGCGGTGCGCAAGCCGCTGATCCACACGCACCGGACCATCACGCGGGCCGCCGCCGACCTGCTCATCGACGAGCTGCGCACGGTCGACTACGTCAACGAGATCGGCGAGACCTCCACCATCCAGCTCGACACCGTCGAGCCCATCCAGCTCCAGGTGGTGTGCTCGGCGCTGTGGGAGTCGCTCCCGGCGGAGGTCACGGAGATCACCGAGGACCACGCCCGCCTGTACGCCCAGGTGGAGGAGTTCCTCTTCGAGTTCTACAAGCGCACGATCGCCGACGTCGCCCGCGAGCACCGGGTGCCGGCCAACGAGATCCGCTTCTGGATGCGCAACGTCTTCATCACCGAGCACGGCACCCGCAACGCCGTGTACGAGGGGCTGCGCACCACCCAGGGCATGCCCAACGAGGTCGTGCGCGCCCTGGAGGACCGCCACCTGCTCCGCGCCGAGCAGCGGCTCGGCATCCGCTGGTACGAGCTGACCCACGACCGGCTCATCGGCCCCGTCTCCCGCTCCGACGCGCCCGAGTCGTCCCTGCGGGAGGCCCGCCTGGCGCTGCAGGAGCAGAACTGGGAGGGCGCCAGGCGCCTGGCCGACGCGGCCGTGCGGGCCGCCGACGCGGGCGCCTCCTGGGTACGCGCCGAGGCCGCAGAGATCTTCGCCAGCGTGGCGGCGGCCAGGGGTGAGATCCACACCGCCCGCAAGTACTGCGAGGAGGCGGCGGGCATCTTCGCCGAGCGGCAGCGCTTCGACGGAGTGGCCAGGGCGCTGACCGCCGACGGCCTGCTGTGGCTGGCGCAGGGCGACCCGACCCGCGCCATCGAACGCATCAGCGCCGCGCTGAACTGGGCGCCGAACGACGTGGCCGCCCGGATCGCGCTGGCCGAGGCGCTGCTGCAGTCGGGCACCCCGAAGGCGGCCGACGCCATCATCAGCGGATTACCGTCAGATCTTGCCCAGCAGACGCTGAAAAAGCTTCGTGATCCGACGTGA
- a CDS encoding HEXXH motif domain-containing protein, with amino-acid sequence MNLAEHRIPASAFDELASGAGSRDSVERLKAAQRSRHLLLLRGVLETTRDAGHGRWPEVRRAYDLLASVQAAHPEAVNAVLHHPSVGAWARHTIQTLETPEQMSALAAAAALRARFACDLDVSVVNGVLNLPSLGQLTVGPGVTTVTVHCSADGAEVSTGGRFLQISEDEPGWRPLRHLSARAADEHLDVLIDDLDPHRMPGSGALRDPLTPQEAGHWQGLLDDGWDLLVRNHLPMARQVSAAISVFTPLSPPPSGMSSATSRETFGCIAMSTPPDAHALAVTLAHETQHAKLSALLDIVPLTKPDDGSRHYAPWRPDPRPAAGLLQGTYAYVGVTEFWERQRHHESGESEIRANAEFARWRSAARLVARTLLDSGALTEPGVSFVSGMAMRLEEWAREPVPAAAATLAEGAADRHRSLWRERNARDA; translated from the coding sequence ATGAACCTCGCAGAGCACCGCATCCCGGCCTCGGCCTTCGACGAGCTCGCCTCGGGCGCGGGCAGCAGGGACTCCGTGGAGCGGCTCAAGGCCGCCCAGCGCAGCAGGCACCTTCTCCTGCTGCGCGGCGTCCTGGAGACCACCCGCGACGCCGGCCACGGCCGCTGGCCGGAGGTGCGCCGGGCCTACGACCTGCTGGCCAGCGTGCAGGCGGCGCACCCGGAGGCGGTCAACGCCGTGCTGCACCACCCGTCGGTGGGCGCCTGGGCCCGCCACACGATCCAGACGCTCGAAACGCCCGAGCAGATGTCGGCCCTCGCCGCCGCCGCGGCCCTCCGCGCGCGCTTCGCCTGCGACCTCGACGTCTCCGTGGTGAACGGCGTGCTCAACCTGCCCTCGCTCGGACAGCTCACCGTCGGCCCCGGCGTCACCACGGTGACCGTGCACTGCTCGGCCGACGGCGCCGAGGTCTCCACGGGCGGCAGGTTCCTGCAGATCAGCGAGGACGAGCCGGGCTGGCGGCCACTGCGCCACCTGTCCGCGCGGGCCGCGGACGAGCACCTCGACGTGCTCATCGACGACCTCGACCCGCACCGCATGCCGGGCTCCGGCGCCCTGCGCGACCCCCTGACCCCGCAGGAGGCGGGCCACTGGCAGGGCCTCCTGGACGACGGCTGGGACCTGCTGGTCCGCAACCACCTGCCGATGGCCAGGCAGGTGTCGGCGGCCATCTCCGTCTTCACCCCCCTGTCGCCCCCGCCCAGCGGGATGTCCAGCGCCACCTCGCGCGAGACGTTCGGCTGCATCGCCATGTCCACGCCCCCCGACGCGCACGCGCTGGCGGTCACGCTGGCGCACGAGACCCAGCACGCCAAGCTCTCCGCGCTGCTCGACATCGTGCCGCTGACCAAGCCCGACGACGGCTCCCGCCACTACGCGCCGTGGCGCCCCGATCCCCGGCCCGCCGCCGGGCTGCTGCAGGGCACCTACGCCTACGTCGGGGTCACCGAGTTCTGGGAGCGGCAGCGGCACCACGAGAGCGGCGAGTCGGAGATCAGGGCCAACGCGGAGTTCGCCCGCTGGCGCTCGGCGGCCCGCCTGGTGGCCCGCACGCTGCTCGACAGCGGCGCGCTGACCGAGCCGGGGGTGAGCTTCGTGAGCGGGATGGCGATGCGGCTGGAGGAGTGGGCCCGCGAGCCCGTGCCGGCCGCGGCGGCCACCCTGGCGGAGGGGGCCGCCGACCGGCACCGGTCGTTGTGGCGGGAGCGCAACGCGCGCGACGCCTGA